From one Lycium ferocissimum isolate CSIRO_LF1 chromosome 5, AGI_CSIRO_Lferr_CH_V1, whole genome shotgun sequence genomic stretch:
- the LOC132055654 gene encoding MAPK kinase substrate protein At1g80180, with the protein MAGLQRSTTSFRRQGSSGLIWDDKLLTASGELVQPNNPRGENTKTDREEEGSKPKLEVSVPSKTGGSIERSRSNRGFRTGKVSPAIEPSSPKVSACGFCSAFGKNNEKSNRRPKSGKRKM; encoded by the coding sequence ATGGCCGGTTTACAGAGATCTACAACATCGTTCCGTAGACAAGGCTCATCAGGACTAATATGGGACGACAAATTATTGACAGCTTCAGGTGAATTGGTTCAACCGAACAATCCAAGAGGAGAAAATACTAAAACTGACAGAGAAGAAGAAGGTTCAAAGCCTAAATTGGAGGTGTCGGTGCCATCAAAAACAGGTGGATCCATTGAGAGAAGCCGGTCCAACCGCGGTTTCCGAACCGGTAAGGTGTCTCCAGCAATTGAACCATCATCTCCTAAAGTATCAGCATGTGGATTCTGTAGCGCTTTTGGAAAGAATAATGAAAAATCTAACCGTAGACCCAAATCCGGTAAACGCAAGATGTAA
- the LOC132055653 gene encoding probable polygalacturonase At1g80170 isoform X1: MGKMGSSSISCVNSSSFSTSLALFASLYSTYFVLISANVSGFESLIQLPTSVSLRNTTHKSQTPFCVNDFGAIGDGITDDTNSFKDAWHMACNSPSRAKIVIPGGYSFLVRPINFAGPCRSKVTIRIEGTILAPKDSAVWDGLNPRKWIYFVKVKHLTIEGGGIINGMGQEWWAKSCKVNRTNPCHHAPTALTFHRCNNLKVRKIKIFNSQQMHLAFTDCKHVSVSHLVVLAPADSPNTDAIHVSSSTQVNIKDCTIGTGDDCISIVGNSSRIKVKNVVCGPGHGISIGSLGKSNSWSQVYNVHVNGASISNTENGVRIKTWQGGSGFVRKVTFENIWMENVSNPIIIDQYYCDSTKPCSNKTSNIRIDNISFVGIKGTSATEKAITIACSDSCPCRKLYLEDVQLTSLSGDPTTSFCWEAYGSTSGLNYPPPCFPCDDSILQPTVLSNWSQSF, from the exons ATGGGGAAGATGGGATCTTCCTCCATCTCTTGCGTTaattcctcttctttttccACCTCTTTAGCTCTGTTTGCTTCACTCtacagtacatatttcgtcctGATTTCTGCAAATGTTAGTGGGTTTGAGTCACTGATACAGCTCCCGACATCTGTGTCTTTGAGGAACACTACCCACAAATCGCAAACCCCTTTTTGTGTCAACGATTTTGGAGCCATTGGAGATGGCATCACCGACGATACTAAT TCTTTTAAAGATGCTTGGCATATGGCCTGCAATTCACCATCACGAGCGAAGATTGTTATCCCTGGTGGATATTCTTTCTTAGTTCGACCAATTAATTTTGCTGGTCCTTGCCGGTCAAAGGTGACTATAAGG ATTGAAGGTACTATTTTAGCACCAAAGGATTCCGCAGTCTGGGATGGCTTGAATCCACGAAAATGGATCTATTTCGTTAAAGTGAAACACCTAACAATAGAAGGAGGAGGAATTATAAATGGTATGGGCCAGGAGTGGTGGGCTAAGTCATGCAAGGTCAACAGAACAAAT CCGTGTCATCATGCTCCAACG GCTTTAACTTTCCACAGATGCAATAACTTGAAAGTCAGGAAAATAAAAATCTTTAATAGTCAACAAATGCATTTAGCATTTACTGATTGCAAACATGTTTCAGTATCGCATCTTGTAGTCTTAGCCCCAGCTGATAGTCCTAACACCGATGCAATCCACGTAAGTTCATCTACACAGGTCAATATCAAGGATTGCACTATTGGCACAG GAGATGACTGCATATCTATTGTCGGCAATTCATCACGGATCAAAGTCAAAAATGTTGTGTGTGGACCAGGTCATGGTATAAG CATTGGAAGCTTGGGCAAGTCAAATTCATGGTCTCAGGTTTACAATGTTCATGTTAATGGAGCATCTATTTCCAACACAGAGAACGGGGTTAGAATAAAGACTTGGCAG GGGGGTTCTGGATTTGTCAGAAAGGTTACTTTTGAGAATATTTGGATGGAAAATGTCTCAAATCCTATCATAATAGACCAAtattattgtgattctacgaaACCCTGTTCAAACAAG ACTTCAAACATTCGCATTGACAACATATCCTTTGTGGGTATTAAAGGAACTTCAGCTACAGAAAAGGCAATAACAATTGCCTGCAGCGATAGCTGTCCCTGTAGAAAGTTGTACTTGGAGGATGTTCAACTTACTTCATTGTCTGGGGATCCAACAACATCTTTTTGCTGGGAGGCATATGGCTCAACCTCAGGTTTAAATTATCCCCCTCCCTGCTTTCCCTGTGATGACAGCATTCTTCAGCCAACAGTTTTATCCAACTGGAGTCAATCATTTTGA
- the LOC132055653 gene encoding probable polygalacturonase At1g80170 isoform X2 → MGKMGSSSISCVNSSSFSTSLALFASLYSTYFVLISANVSGFESLIQLPTSVSLRNTTHKSQTPFCVNDFGAIGDGITDDTNSFKDAWHMACNSPSRAKIVIPGGYSFLVRPINFAGPCRSKVTIRIEGTILAPKDSAVWDGLNPRKWIYFVKVKHLTIEGGGIINGMGQEWWAKSCKVNRTNPCHHAPTALTFHRCNNLKVRKIKIFNSQQMHLAFTDCKHVSVSHLVVLAPADSPNTDAIHVSSSTQVNIKDCTIGTGDDCISIVGNSSRIKVKNVVCGPGHGISIGSLGKSNSWSQVYNVHVNGASISNTENGVRIKTWQGGSGFVRKVTFENIWMENVSNPIIIDQYYCDSTKPCSNKELQLQKRQ, encoded by the exons ATGGGGAAGATGGGATCTTCCTCCATCTCTTGCGTTaattcctcttctttttccACCTCTTTAGCTCTGTTTGCTTCACTCtacagtacatatttcgtcctGATTTCTGCAAATGTTAGTGGGTTTGAGTCACTGATACAGCTCCCGACATCTGTGTCTTTGAGGAACACTACCCACAAATCGCAAACCCCTTTTTGTGTCAACGATTTTGGAGCCATTGGAGATGGCATCACCGACGATACTAAT TCTTTTAAAGATGCTTGGCATATGGCCTGCAATTCACCATCACGAGCGAAGATTGTTATCCCTGGTGGATATTCTTTCTTAGTTCGACCAATTAATTTTGCTGGTCCTTGCCGGTCAAAGGTGACTATAAGG ATTGAAGGTACTATTTTAGCACCAAAGGATTCCGCAGTCTGGGATGGCTTGAATCCACGAAAATGGATCTATTTCGTTAAAGTGAAACACCTAACAATAGAAGGAGGAGGAATTATAAATGGTATGGGCCAGGAGTGGTGGGCTAAGTCATGCAAGGTCAACAGAACAAAT CCGTGTCATCATGCTCCAACG GCTTTAACTTTCCACAGATGCAATAACTTGAAAGTCAGGAAAATAAAAATCTTTAATAGTCAACAAATGCATTTAGCATTTACTGATTGCAAACATGTTTCAGTATCGCATCTTGTAGTCTTAGCCCCAGCTGATAGTCCTAACACCGATGCAATCCACGTAAGTTCATCTACACAGGTCAATATCAAGGATTGCACTATTGGCACAG GAGATGACTGCATATCTATTGTCGGCAATTCATCACGGATCAAAGTCAAAAATGTTGTGTGTGGACCAGGTCATGGTATAAG CATTGGAAGCTTGGGCAAGTCAAATTCATGGTCTCAGGTTTACAATGTTCATGTTAATGGAGCATCTATTTCCAACACAGAGAACGGGGTTAGAATAAAGACTTGGCAG GGGGGTTCTGGATTTGTCAGAAAGGTTACTTTTGAGAATATTTGGATGGAAAATGTCTCAAATCCTATCATAATAGACCAAtattattgtgattctacgaaACCCTGTTCAAACAAG GAACTTCAGCTACAGAAAAGGCAATAA